A genomic region of Caldicellulosiruptor acetigenus contains the following coding sequences:
- the sigE gene encoding RNA polymerase sporulation sigma factor SigE, translated as MKLESKILRYVLKTLEKLGFKFSQNQIMEIFYVGGCDTLPPPLTPDEEAQILYRIHYQGEEGLKKLLIERNLRLVVYIAKRFENTKVNLEDLVSIGTIGLIKAINTYNPNKNIKLATYASKCIENEILMFLRRNSNKKLEMSIDEPLNVDWDGNELLLSDVLGTDTEEIYNRIENNVEKEALLQAIQKLPSREKKIVELRFGFGDDGEKTQKEVADMLGISQSYISRLEKKIITRLKKELAKII; from the coding sequence ATGAAACTTGAGTCTAAGATTTTGCGTTATGTTTTGAAAACCTTGGAGAAGCTTGGCTTTAAGTTTTCACAAAATCAGATTATGGAGATTTTCTATGTTGGTGGATGTGACACACTTCCGCCACCTCTTACGCCTGATGAGGAAGCCCAGATTCTATACAGGATTCATTACCAGGGAGAAGAAGGGTTGAAAAAGCTTTTAATAGAAAGAAATTTGAGACTTGTTGTCTACATTGCAAAAAGATTTGAAAATACAAAGGTTAATCTTGAAGACCTTGTTTCAATAGGCACAATAGGCTTGATTAAAGCAATAAATACATACAATCCAAACAAGAATATAAAACTTGCTACTTACGCTTCAAAATGCATAGAAAATGAGATTTTGATGTTTTTAAGACGAAATTCAAATAAAAAGCTTGAGATGTCAATTGATGAGCCACTGAATGTTGACTGGGATGGCAATGAACTTTTACTCTCTGATGTACTTGGAACTGATACAGAAGAAATTTACAACAGAATTGAGAACAATGTAGAAAAGGAAGCGCTTTTGCAAGCAATTCAAAAACTTCCGTCCAGGGAAAAAAAGATTGTTGAACTGAGGTTTGGATTTGGAGATGATGGAGAAAAGACTCAAAAAGAGGTTGCAGATATGCTGGGGATATCCCAAAGCTATATCTCGCGCTTGGAAAAAAAGATTATAACAAGACTCAAAAAAGAGCTGGCAAAGATTATATAA
- a CDS encoding sigma-E processing peptidase SpoIIGA produces MIIYADVYILENLVINYFILLVTSYLLKTNVNSFKILLVSVLGAFYSLFQFYQPLQFLYSPIGKIIVSASFVYLTFLPKNFFGFIRQFLSFYLVTIMFGGMGFFLYYISQNSIEYTMQLKLKNVLLALGISLIVFKLSHELIIKKVYKDSLIRYIKFKINDSEYSCVGYVDTGNNLREPFSGKPVVIVEKKLLEMGEDAKDICSKDLEKLQELLGNRIVLIPYNSIGQEHGVLIGVIPDEFYVSENKSTWIKKDVAIALYDKKISNKYSALLGPDLI; encoded by the coding sequence ATGATTATTTATGCAGATGTATATATATTAGAAAATTTAGTTATAAACTATTTTATTCTGCTTGTGACATCATATTTACTTAAAACTAATGTGAACAGTTTTAAAATTTTACTTGTAAGCGTACTTGGAGCTTTTTATTCGCTATTTCAATTTTATCAGCCTCTACAGTTTTTATACTCTCCGATTGGAAAAATAATTGTTTCAGCTTCTTTTGTTTATCTTACCTTTTTACCAAAAAACTTTTTTGGATTTATCAGACAGTTTCTCAGTTTTTACCTTGTTACAATCATGTTTGGTGGGATGGGATTTTTTCTTTATTACATTTCGCAAAATAGTATTGAGTACACAATGCAGCTAAAACTAAAAAATGTACTTCTTGCGCTTGGGATTTCCCTGATTGTTTTCAAACTCTCACATGAGCTTATAATCAAAAAGGTCTATAAAGATTCACTCATAAGGTATATAAAATTCAAGATAAATGATTCAGAGTACAGCTGTGTTGGATATGTGGATACAGGGAATAACTTGAGAGAACCTTTTTCGGGCAAACCTGTTGTAATTGTTGAAAAAAAGCTTCTTGAGATGGGTGAAGATGCGAAAGATATCTGTTCAAAAGACCTTGAAAAACTTCAGGAGCTTTTGGGAAACAGAATTGTTTTGATACCTTACAATTCAATTGGTCAGGAACATGGGGTTTTGATAGGAGTTATACCAGATGAGTTTTATGTATCAGAGAACAAAAGCACATGGATAAAAAAAGATGTGGCAATTGCTCTGTACGATAAAAAGATTTCAAACAAGTACTCGGCACTACTGGGTCCCGATTTAATCTGA
- a CDS encoding sialate O-acetylesterase, with translation MTLRLPKLISDGMVLQRNKKVKIWGWALPEEKVIVHFLDKSYSAIANSDGKWEVTLPELKAGGPYFMVIEASQKSITINNILIGDVWVCSGQSNMVLPMERVKDIYEEEIYSCDNPFIRQFTVPDSYNFKGPQEDLPQGSWEELSEKTILRFSAVGYFFAKALFERYRVPIGLIKACVGGTPIEAWLSEDALKQFPENLKILEQLRVDGYIESIKKKEESEISAWYENLNKNDKGMKLAWFDPDYDDSDWQTVNLPASWKEMGLDSLKGVVWFRKKVNVPAFMAGKPAKLYMGTIVDSDHTYVNGTLVGSISYRYPPRKYEIPANLLKPGENVIAIRVISNDGNGEFVKGKPYKLFTKDYQISLEGEWKCKVGAEAPKPLPPMTFFEYKPAGLFNGMIAPLLKFAIKGIIWYQGESNTDNPNGYHEKFSALITDWRQKWGQGDFPFLYVQLANFMEAKSQPSESKWAQLREEQRKTLSVPNTGMAIAIDLGEWNDLHPSNKKDVGERLALLARKIAYGEKDIVASGPLYKSMKIEGNKVIIEFSEVGSGLVAKGGGELKHFAIAGSDKKFVWAKAIIEGDKVVVWNDSISNPAYVRYAWADNPEGANLYNKEGLPASPFTTEEEV, from the coding sequence ATGACATTAAGGCTTCCAAAGCTGATAAGTGATGGTATGGTTCTTCAAAGAAATAAAAAGGTAAAGATATGGGGCTGGGCTTTACCAGAAGAAAAGGTTATAGTGCACTTTTTGGATAAATCATACTCTGCTATTGCAAACAGCGACGGCAAGTGGGAAGTGACTTTGCCTGAGCTTAAAGCAGGAGGACCCTATTTTATGGTAATAGAGGCATCCCAAAAAAGTATCACTATAAACAACATACTAATAGGGGATGTGTGGGTTTGTTCTGGCCAGTCAAATATGGTTTTACCCATGGAAAGAGTAAAAGATATCTATGAAGAAGAAATATACAGCTGCGACAATCCCTTTATAAGACAGTTCACTGTACCTGATAGTTACAACTTCAAAGGTCCACAAGAAGATTTGCCACAAGGTAGCTGGGAAGAACTTTCTGAGAAGACTATTCTTCGATTTTCAGCTGTGGGGTACTTTTTTGCCAAAGCATTATTTGAGAGGTACCGTGTGCCAATAGGCCTGATTAAAGCATGTGTTGGTGGAACACCGATAGAGGCATGGCTCAGTGAAGATGCGCTAAAACAATTTCCTGAAAATCTGAAAATACTTGAGCAGCTGAGAGTTGATGGGTATATTGAAAGTATTAAGAAAAAGGAAGAATCTGAAATAAGTGCCTGGTATGAAAACTTAAACAAAAACGATAAAGGGATGAAGCTTGCTTGGTTTGACCCTGATTATGATGACTCTGACTGGCAAACTGTTAATCTCCCGGCTTCTTGGAAAGAAATGGGGTTAGACTCTTTGAAAGGAGTAGTATGGTTTAGGAAAAAGGTAAATGTACCTGCTTTTATGGCTGGAAAGCCTGCAAAGCTTTATATGGGTACAATAGTGGACAGTGACCATACCTATGTTAACGGGACCCTTGTAGGTTCAATCTCATATCGCTATCCTCCAAGAAAATATGAGATTCCTGCAAACTTGCTTAAACCAGGTGAAAATGTGATTGCCATAAGAGTTATAAGTAACGATGGTAACGGAGAGTTTGTCAAAGGCAAACCCTACAAACTCTTCACCAAAGATTACCAGATCAGCTTAGAAGGCGAGTGGAAATGCAAAGTTGGTGCAGAGGCTCCAAAACCTCTGCCACCCATGACTTTTTTTGAGTACAAACCTGCAGGACTGTTCAATGGTATGATTGCACCGCTTTTGAAATTTGCTATTAAAGGTATCATATGGTATCAAGGTGAATCAAATACTGATAATCCTAATGGATATCACGAGAAGTTCAGTGCTTTAATAACTGACTGGAGACAGAAGTGGGGGCAGGGTGATTTTCCTTTCCTGTACGTTCAACTTGCAAACTTTATGGAGGCAAAGTCCCAGCCATCAGAGAGCAAGTGGGCACAGCTCAGAGAAGAGCAGCGAAAAACACTTTCTGTCCCAAACACAGGCATGGCCATTGCCATTGACTTAGGGGAATGGAATGACCTGCATCCTTCTAACAAAAAAGATGTGGGAGAAAGGCTTGCCCTGCTTGCTCGAAAGATTGCCTATGGAGAAAAGGACATTGTTGCCTCAGGACCACTTTACAAGTCTATGAAGATTGAGGGTAACAAGGTGATTATTGAGTTTTCGGAGGTTGGCAGTGGTCTTGTTGCAAAAGGTGGCGGTGAGCTTAAACACTTTGCAATTGCCGGAAGTGACAAGAAATTTGTGTGGGCAAAGGCCATTATAGAAGGTGATAAAGTTGTAGTGTGGAACGATAGTATTTCAAACCCTGCTTATGTTCGATATGCATGGGCTGACAATCCAGAAGGAGCAAATCTTTATAATAAAGAAGGGTTGCCTGCTTCTCCGTTTACAACAGAAGAGGAAGTATAG
- a CDS encoding polysaccharide deacetylase family protein, with product MDIKFDLFPFGKTKALTMSYDDGQIFDRKLVEIFNEYGIKGTFHLNSGNLGREPFISPDEVAKLYEGHEVAVHTKTHPFLDCIPLEAVVEEILEDRKNLERLVGYPVKGMSYPYGVYNEEIVNILPSLGIEYARTVNSHHDFRIPSNFLTWAPTCHHDDNLLELGRKFLEYEYKGKLKLMYVWGHSFEFERKNNWHLIESFCKLMSGKDDIWYATNIEIVRYIKALRSLQFSANGDIVYNPSAISVWISVNGQSVEIKSGEIVNLPGQL from the coding sequence ATGGATATAAAGTTTGATTTATTTCCTTTTGGCAAAACAAAAGCACTGACAATGAGTTACGACGATGGACAAATATTTGACAGAAAACTTGTTGAAATCTTTAATGAATATGGAATAAAGGGCACTTTTCATTTGAACTCTGGAAACCTTGGTAGAGAACCTTTTATCTCACCAGATGAAGTTGCAAAGCTATATGAAGGTCATGAAGTTGCTGTCCACACTAAAACCCATCCTTTCTTGGACTGTATTCCACTTGAGGCTGTAGTTGAAGAAATTTTAGAAGACAGAAAAAATTTAGAAAGATTAGTCGGCTATCCAGTCAAAGGTATGTCTTATCCTTATGGAGTATATAATGAAGAGATTGTAAATATTTTGCCAAGTCTCGGGATTGAATATGCAAGGACTGTAAACTCTCACCATGATTTTCGTATTCCATCAAACTTTTTAACATGGGCTCCAACTTGTCATCATGATGATAATTTACTGGAGCTTGGACGTAAATTTTTAGAGTATGAATATAAAGGAAAGCTAAAGCTAATGTATGTTTGGGGACATAGCTTTGAATTTGAAAGAAAAAATAATTGGCATTTAATAGAAAGCTTTTGCAAATTGATGTCTGGAAAAGATGATATTTGGTATGCAACTAACATTGAAATAGTAAGATATATCAAAGCACTGCGAAGTTTGCAATTCTCAGCAAATGGTGATATTGTATACAACCCTTCTGCTATTTCAGTGTGGATAAGTGTAAATGGTCAGTCTGTTGAGATTAAAAGCGGTGAAATTGTAAATTTGCCAGGGCAATTGTAA
- a CDS encoding endo-1,4-beta-xylanase produces the protein MANYEHRKGTVTLKISKADGTPLKNTEVVVKQTRHKFLFGCAEFSVVPFANNELQGEEKQKAEMVFEKFLDLFNFATLPFYWARFEPVKGKPDTLRLKKAAEWLVSKGCTVKGHPLCWHTLTAPWLLEMNNQEILDAQLHRIRREVSEFAGLIDMWDVINEVVIMPIFNKYDNGITRICKELGRIRLVREVFAAAIEANPHGIFLINDFNTSAAYEILIEGLLEAGVRIDAIGIQSHMHQGYWGVEKTQEILERFSRFNLPIHFTETTIISGNLMPPEIEDLNDYKVDEWPSTPEGEERQAMEAALHYKTLFAHPKVEAITWWNFVDGEWLNAPSGFITKDGRIKPIYHELHRLIKGEWWIDQVHLITDEHGMVNISGYMGDYEITCQDKKATFALDKTNKFIEITL, from the coding sequence ATGGCTAATTATGAGCATCGCAAAGGTACAGTTACGTTGAAAATAAGCAAAGCTGACGGCACTCCTTTAAAAAATACAGAGGTGGTTGTCAAGCAAACAAGACATAAATTTCTGTTTGGCTGCGCAGAATTCTCAGTAGTACCTTTTGCCAATAATGAGCTTCAAGGAGAAGAAAAGCAAAAAGCTGAAATGGTTTTTGAAAAGTTCTTGGACCTCTTTAATTTTGCCACTCTGCCGTTTTATTGGGCAAGATTTGAACCAGTTAAAGGCAAACCTGATACTTTGAGGCTCAAAAAAGCAGCCGAGTGGCTCGTAAGCAAAGGATGCACTGTAAAAGGTCATCCTCTTTGCTGGCACACTCTCACAGCTCCGTGGCTGCTTGAGATGAACAACCAAGAGATATTAGATGCTCAGCTTCATCGAATTCGGAGAGAGGTAAGTGAGTTTGCAGGCTTAATTGACATGTGGGATGTAATAAATGAAGTTGTGATTATGCCCATATTCAACAAATACGACAATGGTATTACAAGAATATGTAAAGAACTTGGGCGAATACGTCTTGTTCGTGAGGTCTTTGCTGCAGCAATAGAAGCAAACCCACATGGAATTTTTCTCATAAACGATTTTAACACCTCTGCAGCGTACGAAATTTTAATTGAAGGATTGCTCGAGGCAGGAGTTAGAATTGATGCAATAGGAATTCAATCGCATATGCATCAAGGGTATTGGGGAGTTGAAAAGACTCAGGAAATATTAGAGAGATTTTCTCGTTTTAACCTGCCTATTCACTTTACAGAAACCACTATTATCTCTGGCAACCTTATGCCACCAGAAATTGAGGATTTAAACGACTATAAAGTTGACGAATGGCCAAGTACACCTGAAGGTGAAGAGCGACAGGCAATGGAGGCTGCGTTGCATTACAAAACACTTTTTGCCCATCCAAAGGTTGAGGCTATCACGTGGTGGAATTTTGTGGATGGAGAGTGGCTCAACGCACCTTCTGGTTTTATAACCAAAGATGGCAGGATAAAACCCATCTATCATGAGCTTCACAGGCTTATAAAAGGTGAATGGTGGATTGACCAGGTACACTTGATTACTGATGAACATGGTATGGTAAACATTTCAGGGTATATGGGAGATTATGAAATCACATGCCAAGACAAGAAAGCCACCTTTGCCCTTGACAAAACAAACAAGTTTATTGAAATTACTCTTTGA
- the ftsZ gene encoding cell division protein FtsZ — protein MISFDTEKMTVAQLKVIGVGGAGNNAVNRMIDVGVSGVEFIAVNTDKQALQRSKAHYKIQIGEKITKGLGAGADPEIGRKAAEESKEDIAQVLKGADMVFITAGMGGGTGTGASPVVAEIAKELGILTVAVVTRPFKSEGAKRRINAEKGIEELKKIVDTIIIVPNDRLFMLSTNKSLKISDAFRMADDVLRQGVQGISDIILNAGLINVDFADVKAIMMNKGYAHMGIGKAKGDEKVLKALEQAINSPLLETSIKGAKGVLVNYTGNPEELLLDEIERANELISSEADENVNFIMGIVFNEEMKDEVQVTVIATGFDTTNEQQSSAQTHKATLPKAGNLQNLFQDDDIFEIPIFLKNKK, from the coding sequence ATGATTAGTTTTGACACAGAAAAGATGACTGTTGCTCAATTAAAGGTTATTGGTGTTGGCGGTGCAGGAAACAATGCAGTCAATAGAATGATTGATGTTGGAGTCTCTGGTGTAGAGTTCATAGCTGTTAACACCGACAAGCAAGCTCTTCAGCGTTCAAAGGCGCATTATAAGATTCAGATAGGTGAGAAGATTACAAAAGGACTTGGAGCTGGAGCAGACCCCGAGATTGGAAGGAAAGCTGCAGAGGAGAGTAAAGAGGATATAGCACAGGTTTTAAAAGGTGCAGACATGGTATTTATCACAGCAGGAATGGGCGGCGGTACAGGTACGGGTGCTTCACCTGTTGTTGCTGAGATAGCAAAAGAGCTGGGGATATTAACTGTTGCTGTTGTTACAAGACCGTTTAAAAGTGAGGGTGCAAAGAGAAGAATTAACGCAGAAAAAGGAATAGAAGAGCTGAAAAAGATTGTTGACACAATAATTATTGTGCCAAACGACAGGCTTTTTATGCTTTCGACAAATAAAAGTCTCAAAATCTCCGACGCGTTCAGAATGGCTGACGATGTGCTAAGACAGGGTGTTCAGGGAATTTCTGATATTATCTTGAATGCGGGGCTTATAAATGTCGACTTTGCAGATGTGAAAGCTATCATGATGAACAAGGGATATGCGCACATGGGGATTGGCAAGGCAAAAGGTGATGAGAAAGTACTCAAAGCTTTAGAACAGGCAATCAACAGCCCGCTTCTTGAGACTTCAATAAAAGGTGCGAAAGGCGTTCTTGTAAACTATACAGGAAATCCAGAAGAGCTTCTGCTTGACGAAATTGAAAGAGCAAACGAGCTTATTTCTTCCGAAGCTGATGAGAATGTCAACTTTATAATGGGTATTGTGTTCAATGAAGAGATGAAAGACGAGGTGCAGGTCACTGTCATTGCAACAGGCTTTGACACAACAAATGAACAGCAGTCATCTGCCCAAACACACAAAGCTACATTGCCCAAAGCAGGTAATCTTCAGAATCTGTTCCAGGACGACGATATATTTGAGATTCCAATATTTTTGAAAAACAAAAAATAA
- a CDS encoding small basic family protein, translating to MIVLIIALLVGILIGLFIPISIPQDYSSYVAVGLLAALDSIFGALKSNLKGDFKIDIFISGFVGNTLIAMLLAYMGDMLGIPLYQAAVVAFGVRIFQNFGEMRRSILIKNKSFSKEEKNQ from the coding sequence ATGATAGTTCTTATAATTGCTCTTTTGGTTGGAATATTGATAGGGCTTTTTATCCCAATAAGCATACCGCAAGATTATTCATCCTATGTGGCGGTTGGTCTTCTTGCAGCACTTGATTCCATATTTGGTGCTTTAAAGTCAAATCTAAAGGGTGATTTTAAGATTGACATATTTATTTCAGGATTTGTGGGCAACACCCTCATAGCCATGCTTCTTGCCTACATGGGCGACATGCTTGGTATTCCGCTGTACCAGGCAGCGGTTGTGGCTTTTGGTGTGAGGATTTTTCAAAATTTTGGGGAGATGCGAAGAAGCATTTTGATAAAAAACAAGAGTTTTTCTAAGGAGGAGAAAAACCAATGA
- a CDS encoding cell division protein FtsQ/DivIB, with translation MGRLSVKISVLLMLGAVFSLFIFNLDYFDVKNFSIHNLQRVKKNDIIKIIQQYQNQNILSLNTKELKQKLLENPEIEDVKIKRKLPDTLVIYVYEKWTVGLIKYLNSYIEIDKKGYVIRIEGDLPQDSIVFEGLKVTQAAVGKKIMVTDEVLLQKAIDVAQGLLRFNALKVFKVKELIVLLKNVSDIKLKMDKLTVRLGDGSDIDYKLRLLKSVYDKLPKNVEGIITLNSNGIATFSPNIGEDN, from the coding sequence ATGGGTAGATTGAGTGTAAAGATTAGTGTATTATTAATGTTAGGAGCAGTTTTTTCTCTTTTTATTTTTAATTTAGACTACTTTGATGTGAAAAATTTCAGTATACATAATTTGCAAAGAGTTAAAAAAAATGATATTATAAAAATAATACAGCAATATCAAAACCAGAACATATTGAGCTTGAACACAAAAGAGCTCAAGCAAAAACTTTTGGAAAATCCGGAAATAGAAGATGTCAAAATAAAAAGAAAGCTGCCCGATACCCTTGTAATTTATGTGTACGAAAAATGGACAGTTGGTCTTATAAAATATTTAAATTCGTATATAGAAATCGACAAAAAAGGGTATGTAATAAGAATAGAAGGAGATTTACCACAAGATTCGATTGTGTTCGAAGGGCTTAAAGTAACTCAAGCAGCAGTTGGCAAGAAGATTATGGTCACAGATGAAGTGCTCTTGCAAAAGGCAATTGATGTAGCTCAAGGTCTTTTACGTTTTAATGCACTGAAGGTTTTTAAGGTAAAAGAGCTCATCGTACTTTTGAAAAACGTCAGCGATATTAAACTTAAAATGGACAAGCTAACTGTAAGGCTTGGAGATGGTTCAGATATAGATTACAAATTGAGACTTTTGAAAAGTGTGTACGATAAGTTACCAAAAAATGTTGAAGGTATTATCACACTAAATTCTAACGGTATTGCCACTTTTAGTCCAAATATTGGGGAGGACAATTGA
- the murA gene encoding UDP-N-acetylglucosamine 1-carboxyvinyltransferase, whose product MQKLIIYGPAKLMGEIEVEGAKNAALPILTASILAQNKVIITNIPDIADVRHTIEILKYLGCKVLFENNTVVLDSSSIERFTIPPEYAKLMRSSVLFMGALLSKFRRAELSNHPGGCEIGQRPIDLHISAFRQLGIEVFEHNNRIMCRCDKVKGSEIFLPIPSVGATENIILASIFCDGEVVIKNAAKEPEIADLCHFLNKLGAKIRGAGTHIIKIEGVRKLKSEEVVHKVIPDRIVAGTYLCAVAACGGEVVLKNVFPRHLDSILHILKSSGCKIKELKNEIWIKREERLKGGLRITTHYYPGFPTDLQAPVCSAFAVASGVTIIKETIFENRFKHVPELVKMGADIHVEKDIAVINGVEKLRGCKVFARDLRGGAALFVAGLSAQGVTEVMDADYIDRGYERIEEKYSLLGAKILREKGE is encoded by the coding sequence ATGCAAAAACTTATCATATATGGTCCGGCAAAGCTCATGGGAGAGATTGAGGTTGAAGGTGCAAAAAATGCAGCACTTCCCATACTGACAGCCTCTATTTTAGCCCAAAACAAAGTTATTATCACAAATATACCTGATATTGCTGATGTGAGACACACAATAGAGATTCTTAAGTATCTTGGATGCAAGGTCTTGTTTGAAAACAATACAGTGGTGTTAGATAGTAGCTCAATTGAAAGATTTACCATTCCACCTGAGTATGCAAAGCTTATGCGTTCAAGTGTACTTTTTATGGGAGCACTTTTGAGCAAGTTCAGAAGAGCAGAACTATCTAATCATCCAGGGGGGTGTGAGATAGGGCAAAGACCTATAGACCTTCACATCTCAGCTTTTAGACAGCTTGGGATAGAGGTATTTGAACATAATAACAGAATAATGTGCCGCTGTGACAAAGTTAAAGGCAGTGAAATTTTTTTGCCAATTCCCTCAGTTGGTGCAACAGAAAATATAATTCTTGCTTCCATATTTTGTGATGGCGAGGTAGTAATAAAAAATGCGGCAAAAGAGCCAGAGATAGCTGACCTTTGTCATTTCTTAAATAAGCTTGGTGCAAAGATTAGAGGTGCAGGTACACACATAATTAAGATTGAGGGTGTGAGAAAATTAAAAAGCGAGGAAGTGGTCCATAAAGTTATTCCTGACAGAATTGTAGCAGGGACATACCTGTGTGCAGTTGCTGCATGTGGCGGTGAAGTGGTTTTAAAAAATGTATTTCCAAGACACTTAGATTCAATTTTGCACATACTCAAAAGTAGCGGATGCAAAATTAAAGAGTTAAAGAATGAAATTTGGATAAAAAGAGAGGAAAGATTAAAAGGCGGCCTACGTATAACCACACATTATTATCCTGGTTTTCCCACAGACCTTCAGGCTCCTGTTTGCAGTGCGTTTGCAGTAGCAAGCGGAGTTACAATAATCAAGGAGACCATCTTTGAAAACAGGTTCAAACACGTACCCGAACTTGTTAAAATGGGTGCTGATATACATGTTGAAAAGGATATTGCAGTGATAAATGGTGTTGAAAAGTTGAGGGGTTGTAAAGTTTTTGCACGTGATTTGAGAGGTGGTGCAGCACTTTTTGTAGCGGGGCTTTCTGCTCAAGGAGTAACAGAGGTTATGGATGCAGATTACATCGACAGGGGATACGAGAGAATAGAGGAAAAATACTCTTTGCTTGGAGCAAAGATTTTGAGAGAAAAAGGTGAGTGA
- the murG gene encoding undecaprenyldiphospho-muramoylpentapeptide beta-N-acetylglucosaminyltransferase, whose protein sequence is MTQRNKTLIFSGGGTGGHIYPAISVADCLKKTDSHLNIIFVGTKEGLEAKIVPEAGYSIEFIEVKGLKRQLKVENITVATKFLKGFWQARKILKRYNPACVFVTGGYVSLPVAFAAKSFGIKIILHEQNAFPGLANRIISRFCDKVLISFEESKKYFKRSKDVILTGNPIRLEILNYNQSQAKREIGADSKTTVLIVGGSRGAENLNRAAIRLAKSFEGNKDVHFILSTGEKKFDDVKSYAEQLNAGTNISLYPYIKEMPKYLAAADVVISRGGAIAISEITALGKPSIIVPSPYVVNNHQEYNARALEKEGACFVVLESELEGDKLRILLEKLIYDKQLYTSMQRKSKNLGRPDATEKIARLLREYIK, encoded by the coding sequence ATGACGCAAAGAAATAAAACATTGATATTTAGTGGTGGCGGGACAGGTGGTCATATTTACCCTGCAATTTCTGTTGCTGACTGTCTGAAAAAGACTGATAGTCATTTGAACATAATCTTTGTTGGGACAAAAGAAGGACTTGAAGCAAAGATTGTACCAGAGGCAGGATACAGTATAGAGTTCATAGAGGTAAAAGGGCTCAAAAGACAGCTAAAAGTAGAAAATATTACTGTAGCAACAAAGTTTTTAAAAGGGTTTTGGCAGGCAAGGAAGATATTGAAGCGATATAATCCAGCTTGTGTATTTGTAACAGGCGGGTATGTATCACTTCCTGTTGCGTTTGCTGCAAAAAGTTTTGGAATAAAGATTATTTTGCACGAACAGAATGCTTTTCCGGGTCTTGCCAACAGAATAATTTCAAGGTTTTGTGACAAGGTCTTGATAAGCTTTGAGGAGAGCAAAAAGTATTTTAAAAGAAGCAAAGATGTCATTTTGACAGGAAATCCTATCAGGCTTGAGATTTTGAATTACAATCAAAGTCAGGCAAAACGTGAGATTGGAGCAGATAGCAAGACCACCGTTTTGATAGTAGGTGGAAGCAGAGGTGCAGAAAATCTAAACAGGGCAGCGATAAGACTTGCAAAGTCTTTTGAAGGTAACAAGGATGTACATTTTATCCTTTCGACAGGTGAGAAGAAGTTTGATGATGTAAAAAGTTATGCCGAACAGTTGAATGCTGGGACAAACATAAGTCTGTACCCGTACATTAAGGAAATGCCAAAATATCTTGCTGCTGCCGACGTTGTTATTTCAAGAGGTGGTGCTATAGCCATCTCAGAGATAACTGCGCTTGGTAAGCCAAGTATAATTGTTCCATCACCGTATGTTGTTAACAACCATCAAGAGTACAACGCAAGGGCTTTAGAAAAAGAAGGTGCATGTTTTGTGGTACTTGAAAGTGAGCTTGAGGGCGATAAGCTCAGAATTCTTTTGGAAAAGCTTATATATGATAAACAGCTATATACTTCAATGCAGAGAAAAAGCAAAAACCTTGGAAGACCTGATGCAACCGAGAAGATAGCGAGGTTATTGAGGGAATATATCAAATAA